A single genomic interval of Saccharothrix saharensis harbors:
- a CDS encoding 5'-nucleotidase C-terminal domain-containing protein, whose translation MKDYQERSAGYSKAVTTPGPHQPDALTNAAGTPDHPYDVVAGLDAPLTYDIDLARPVGQRITGPAHDGVPVTAEQAFAVAVNNYRQSGGGNFPHVATAPVPHDRQPEIRQLVIDWVRARGEVDPAAFHRVDWRLVVDGVPVVVG comes from the coding sequence TTGAAGGACTACCAGGAGCGGTCCGCGGGGTACTCCAAGGCCGTGACGACACCCGGACCCCACCAGCCGGACGCGCTGACCAACGCGGCCGGCACGCCGGACCACCCGTACGACGTGGTGGCGGGCCTGGACGCGCCGCTGACCTACGACATCGACCTGGCGCGGCCGGTCGGGCAGCGGATCACCGGGCCGGCGCACGACGGCGTGCCGGTAACGGCCGAGCAGGCGTTCGCGGTGGCGGTGAACAACTACCGGCAGTCCGGCGGCGGCAACTTCCCGCACGTCGCGACCGCGCCCGTGCCGCACGACCGGCAACCGGAGATCCGGCAGCTGGTCATCGACTGGGTCCGGGCGCGCGGCGAGGTCGACCCGGCCGCGTTCCACCGCGTCGACTGGCGGCTGGTCGTGGACGGCGTGCCGGTGGTGGTCGGGTGA
- a CDS encoding response regulator transcription factor, protein MRPVSASGTSPELRRPDGSPVRVLVVDDESTLAELMSMALRMERWEVRTALDGTSAVRTAREFRPDVVVLDVMLPDFDGLEVLRRVRADLPGLPVLFLTAKDAVEDRIAGLTAGGDDYVTKPFSLEEVVLRLRGLLRRTGVTEASAGAELVVGDLVLDEDTREVRRGGTSIDLTATEFELLRFLMRNPRRVLSKAQILDRVWSYDFGGQANIVELYISYLRKKIDAGRTPMIHTMRGAGYVLKPSS, encoded by the coding sequence ATGCGCCCAGTGTCCGCTTCGGGGACCTCCCCTGAACTCCGCCGCCCGGACGGCAGTCCGGTGCGGGTCCTCGTGGTGGACGACGAGTCCACGTTGGCCGAGCTGATGTCCATGGCGTTGCGGATGGAGCGCTGGGAGGTCCGCACCGCGCTGGACGGCACGTCCGCCGTGCGGACCGCGCGCGAGTTCCGGCCCGACGTGGTGGTGCTGGACGTCATGCTGCCCGACTTCGACGGGCTGGAGGTGCTGCGCCGGGTGCGCGCGGACCTGCCCGGCCTGCCGGTGCTGTTCCTCACCGCCAAGGACGCGGTGGAGGACCGGATCGCCGGGCTCACCGCGGGCGGTGACGACTACGTGACCAAGCCGTTCAGCCTGGAGGAGGTCGTGCTGCGGCTGCGCGGGCTGCTGCGCCGCACCGGCGTCACCGAGGCGAGCGCGGGCGCGGAGCTGGTCGTCGGCGACCTCGTGCTGGACGAGGACACGCGCGAGGTGCGCCGCGGCGGCACCTCGATCGACCTCACCGCGACCGAGTTCGAGCTGCTGCGGTTCCTGATGCGCAACCCGCGGCGGGTGCTGTCGAAGGCGCAGATCCTGGACCGGGTGTGGAGCTACGACTTCGGCGGCCAGGCCAACATCGTCGAGCTCTACATCTCCTACCTGCGCAAGAAGATCGACGCCGGCCGGACCCCCATGATCCACACGATGCGCGGCGCGGGCTATGTCCTCAAGCCCTCGTCCTGA
- a CDS encoding copper resistance CopC family protein: MTRLALSALLATLALIGVATPASAHTDLLSSDPANGASVPQRPTRLTLTFTEPVPAESATVTLTGPDGAAWPTGEITADGATLTVPLAGSASPAGPYTVSWTVESLDGDFVDGTFAFTLTAPATQQPPVATTPAPPPAVTSADAAPTTTSPSAGSTATLDAPPTTGTSAPAATSGDGDDGGVPLWVWILVVAVLSVIGIAVGVGLNRRAKRGAEPAE; this comes from the coding sequence ATGACCAGACTGGCGCTCTCGGCACTGCTGGCGACCCTGGCCCTGATCGGCGTGGCGACGCCGGCGTCCGCCCACACCGACCTGCTGTCCAGCGACCCGGCGAACGGCGCGTCGGTGCCGCAGCGGCCGACCCGGCTCACGTTGACGTTCACCGAACCGGTGCCCGCCGAGAGCGCCACGGTCACCCTCACCGGCCCGGACGGCGCCGCGTGGCCCACCGGCGAGATCACCGCCGACGGGGCGACGCTGACCGTGCCGCTGGCGGGGAGCGCGTCGCCCGCAGGGCCGTACACCGTGTCGTGGACGGTCGAGTCGCTGGACGGCGACTTCGTCGACGGCACGTTCGCGTTCACGCTGACCGCGCCGGCGACGCAACAGCCACCGGTCGCCACCACACCCGCCCCGCCGCCCGCCGTGACCTCGGCGGACGCCGCCCCGACCACCACCTCCCCGTCCGCCGGCTCGACGGCCACGCTCGACGCGCCGCCCACCACCGGGACGTCTGCCCCGGCCGCCACCTCCGGTGACGGCGACGACGGTGGTGTGCCGCTGTGGGTGTGGATCCTCGTCGTGGCCGTGCTGTCGGTGATCGGCATCGCGGTCGGCGTCGGCCTGAACCGGCGCGCGAAGAGGGGCGCCGAACCGGCCGAGTAG
- a CDS encoding DUF5666 domain-containing protein — MTTETEQHPTWGEEPPPQAAAAGTGWNGRKSLVAVAIAVGIAAVGGGVIYAAANSDAAQGMGGPGGYGRPGGGLMIMGGPFGDTQHGEFQNGEVTEVGDTSITVKSADGFSETYRVDDDTKVNGGQNDLDDIERGDLVTVVATEDADGEATADSIMKGDVRRGGPQPRQNGGQPPARPDANDQQGTPPTR, encoded by the coding sequence ATGACTACCGAAACCGAGCAGCACCCGACGTGGGGTGAAGAGCCGCCGCCGCAGGCCGCCGCTGCGGGAACCGGCTGGAACGGCCGCAAGAGCCTCGTCGCGGTCGCCATCGCCGTGGGCATCGCCGCCGTCGGAGGCGGTGTCATCTACGCCGCGGCCAACTCCGACGCGGCACAGGGCATGGGCGGGCCCGGCGGGTACGGCCGGCCCGGTGGCGGTCTGATGATCATGGGCGGGCCGTTCGGCGACACCCAGCACGGCGAGTTCCAGAACGGCGAGGTCACCGAGGTGGGCGACACGTCCATCACGGTGAAGAGCGCGGACGGGTTCAGCGAGACGTACCGGGTCGACGACGACACGAAGGTCAACGGCGGTCAGAACGACCTCGACGACATCGAGCGGGGTGACCTCGTGACCGTCGTCGCGACCGAGGACGCCGACGGCGAAGCCACCGCGGACAGCATCATGAAGGGCGACGTGCGGCGCGGCGGCCCGCAGCCGCGGCAGAACGGCGGGCAGCCGCCGGCGCGGCCGGACGCGAACGACCAGCAGGGAACCCCGCCGACCCGGTAG